One Streptosporangium sp. NBC_01495 DNA window includes the following coding sequences:
- a CDS encoding pyridoxal phosphate-dependent aminotransferase: MNDPLVARMREFGTTIFAEMSALALRTGSINLGQGFPDTDGPAAMLERAVSAIREGSNQYPPGPGVPELRRAVSEHRKDHYGLDYDPDGEILVTVGATEAIAATILALCEPGDEVIAFEPYYDSYAAAVALAGAVLRPVTLRPVEGRFTFDPAELRAAAGPHTRAVLVNSPHNPTGTVFTRAELDEIAQLCLERDLVAVTDEVYEHLTFDGVEHVPMATLPGMRERTVMISSAGKTFSVTGWKTGWICAPPELVRAAQTVKQFLTFTAAAPWQLAVAHGLRHELDWVSSLRADLESKRDRLTAGLSAAGFEIYRPAGTYFVQTDIRPLGFTDGLALTRELPSLAGVVAIPTQVFYARPGRGSHFVRFAFCKRDEVIDEAVSRLAGLGAVRPAGG, from the coding sequence GTGAATGATCCTCTGGTGGCGCGGATGCGCGAGTTCGGCACGACCATCTTCGCCGAGATGTCGGCGCTTGCCCTGCGGACCGGCTCGATCAACCTCGGCCAGGGCTTCCCCGACACCGACGGGCCCGCCGCGATGCTGGAACGGGCGGTGTCGGCGATCCGCGAGGGCTCCAACCAGTACCCGCCGGGACCGGGCGTGCCCGAGCTGCGCCGGGCCGTCTCCGAGCACCGCAAGGACCACTACGGGCTCGACTACGACCCCGACGGCGAGATCCTCGTCACCGTCGGCGCCACCGAGGCCATCGCCGCGACGATCCTCGCGCTGTGCGAGCCCGGTGACGAGGTGATCGCCTTCGAGCCGTACTACGACTCCTACGCCGCCGCCGTCGCCCTCGCCGGGGCCGTGCTCCGCCCGGTCACCCTGCGCCCGGTCGAGGGCCGCTTCACCTTCGACCCCGCCGAGCTGCGCGCCGCCGCCGGGCCGCATACCCGGGCCGTCCTGGTCAACTCCCCGCACAATCCCACCGGAACCGTCTTCACCCGCGCCGAGCTGGACGAGATCGCCCAGCTGTGCCTGGAGCGCGACCTGGTGGCCGTCACCGACGAGGTCTACGAACACCTCACCTTCGACGGCGTCGAGCACGTGCCGATGGCCACCCTGCCGGGCATGCGCGAGCGCACCGTGATGATCTCCTCCGCGGGCAAGACCTTCTCGGTCACCGGCTGGAAGACGGGCTGGATCTGCGCGCCGCCCGAGCTCGTCAGGGCCGCGCAGACCGTCAAGCAGTTCCTCACCTTCACCGCCGCCGCGCCCTGGCAGCTCGCCGTCGCCCACGGCCTGCGCCACGAGCTCGACTGGGTCTCCTCCCTGCGGGCGGACCTGGAGTCCAAGCGCGACCGCCTGACGGCGGGGCTGTCCGCGGCGGGCTTCGAGATCTACCGTCCCGCGGGCACCTACTTCGTGCAGACCGACATCCGCCCCCTGGGCTTCACCGACGGCCTCGCCCTGACCCGCGAGCTGCCGTCGCTGGCGGGAGTGGTCGCCATCCCCACCCAGGTCTTCTACGCCCGCCCCGGGCGCGGGAGCCACTTCGTCCGCTTCGCCTTCTGCAAGCGGGACGAGGTCATCGACGAGGCGGTGAGCCGGCTGGCCGGGCTCGGGGCGGTTCGACCCGCGGGGGGTTGA
- a CDS encoding bifunctional 5,10-methylenetetrahydrofolate dehydrogenase/5,10-methenyltetrahydrofolate cyclohydrolase, whose amino-acid sequence MPQPASNGPEPESAPSARLLPGGPVAESILADVATRVAALTGRGITPSLATVLVGDDDASAGYIRIKQRQAAELGFASPHEHLPASATQADLHAVITAFNEDPAVHGLLVQHPVPRHLDYDRALQVMDPDKDVDGMHPLNIGRLALELPGPLPCTPAGIEALLAYYDIPVAGREVVVLGRGATLGRPLSILLAQKRPTANAAVTVVHTGVSDWPRYTRRADVLVAAAGVPGIVQPEHVKPGAVVIGGGVRYEGRRLLPDVDESCARVAGAITPRVGGVGPTTVAMLFRNAITAAERATGSPGEGGAR is encoded by the coding sequence ATGCCCCAGCCCGCATCGAACGGTCCCGAGCCCGAGAGCGCGCCGTCGGCCCGGCTGCTTCCCGGCGGCCCGGTCGCGGAAAGCATTCTCGCCGACGTGGCCACCCGGGTGGCCGCCCTGACCGGCAGGGGGATCACCCCGAGCCTGGCGACGGTCCTGGTCGGTGACGACGACGCCAGCGCCGGATACATCCGCATCAAGCAGCGGCAGGCCGCCGAGCTCGGTTTCGCCTCCCCGCACGAGCACCTGCCCGCGAGCGCCACCCAGGCGGACCTGCACGCGGTCATCACCGCCTTCAACGAGGACCCGGCGGTGCACGGGCTGCTCGTGCAGCACCCCGTCCCCAGGCACCTCGACTACGACCGGGCCCTGCAGGTCATGGATCCGGACAAGGACGTCGACGGCATGCACCCGCTCAACATCGGGCGGCTGGCACTGGAGCTCCCGGGCCCGCTGCCGTGCACGCCCGCCGGGATCGAGGCGCTGCTCGCGTACTACGACATCCCGGTGGCGGGCCGGGAGGTGGTCGTCCTCGGGCGCGGGGCCACGCTCGGCCGTCCCCTGTCGATCCTCCTCGCGCAGAAGCGCCCGACGGCGAACGCCGCCGTCACCGTCGTGCACACCGGGGTGAGCGACTGGCCCCGCTACACGCGGCGCGCCGACGTCCTGGTCGCCGCCGCGGGCGTGCCGGGGATCGTCCAGCCCGAGCACGTCAAGCCCGGCGCCGTCGTCATCGGCGGCGGGGTGCGTTACGAGGGCAGGCGCCTGCTGCCCGACGTCGACGAGTCCTGCGCCCGGGTGGCCGGGGCCATCACCCCCAGGGTCGGCGGGGTCGGGCCCACCACGGTCGCGATGCTGTTCCGCAACGCGATCACGGCGGCCGAGCGCGCCACGGGTTCCCCCGGGGAGGGCGGTGCCCGGTAG